The proteins below are encoded in one region of Candidatus Palauibacter australiensis:
- a CDS encoding putative peptidoglycan glycosyltransferase FtsW produces the protein MTDYAISRELPRVQEFAGAPAWVRNALIGITLVLVVFGLLSVYSASSFAAQQSGLPGNHVLMSQLARAAVGLVALIVAAFIDYRVYRRFAWPILGAVAVLLALMILPFTTDIAPVRNGSRRWLMLGPAAFQPSELAKVAVVFWTAALAVRKQRNLGSFLSGVLPFLLVLGPLLVLIAAEPHLSATLITAALAATVLFAAGMRIRHFLLLTLPIGAGVWWLVRSNSYQLTRILAFLNPEADTSGAGYQLQQAQIAIGSGGILGAGYGESTQKLHYLPEAQNDFIYPIIAEEWGFVGAVTMLILFLVWTHLGLRIAKSAPDLFGRLIAIGLTAIVAIGAFGHIGITMGLLPTTGVSLPFISSGGTGLVMALGVTGILLNVASRRRC, from the coding sequence GTGACGGACTACGCCATCTCCCGGGAACTCCCGCGCGTTCAGGAGTTCGCCGGTGCGCCGGCGTGGGTGCGGAATGCACTCATCGGGATCACGCTGGTCCTCGTCGTGTTCGGGCTCCTCTCCGTCTATTCCGCGAGTTCCTTCGCGGCGCAGCAGAGCGGACTGCCGGGGAACCACGTGCTCATGAGCCAACTGGCTCGCGCCGCCGTCGGTCTCGTGGCGCTGATCGTGGCCGCCTTCATCGACTATCGCGTGTACCGGCGGTTCGCGTGGCCGATCCTCGGGGCGGTCGCGGTCCTCCTGGCCCTCATGATCCTTCCGTTCACGACGGACATCGCGCCCGTCCGCAACGGGTCCCGCCGCTGGCTGATGCTCGGGCCCGCGGCCTTCCAGCCCTCCGAGCTGGCCAAGGTGGCGGTCGTTTTCTGGACGGCCGCGCTCGCCGTTCGCAAGCAGCGGAACCTCGGCAGCTTCCTGAGCGGGGTGCTCCCGTTCCTCCTCGTCCTCGGCCCGCTGCTCGTCCTCATCGCCGCGGAGCCGCACCTCTCGGCGACGCTGATCACGGCCGCGCTGGCGGCGACCGTGCTCTTCGCCGCGGGGATGCGCATCCGGCATTTCCTCCTCCTCACGCTGCCCATCGGCGCCGGGGTGTGGTGGCTCGTGCGCTCGAACAGCTACCAGCTCACGCGGATCCTGGCGTTTCTCAATCCCGAAGCGGACACCTCCGGGGCCGGCTACCAGTTGCAGCAGGCGCAGATCGCGATCGGTTCGGGCGGGATCCTGGGCGCGGGCTACGGGGAGAGCACGCAGAAGCTCCACTACCTGCCCGAAGCGCAGAACGATTTCATCTATCCGATCATTGCGGAGGAGTGGGGGTTCGTCGGCGCGGTGACGATGCTCATCCTCTTCCTCGTGTGGACGCACCTCGGACTTCGGATCGCGAAGTCCGCCCCGGACCTGTTCGGGCGCCTGATCGCGATCGGCCTCACGGCGATCGTCGCCATCGGGGCGTTCGGACACATCGGCATCACGATGGGGCTGCTGCCCACGACGGGAGTGAGCCTGCCCTTCATCAGTTCGGGCGGCACGGGGCTCGTCATGGCGCTCGGCGTCACGGGCATCCTTCTCAACGTGGCTTCGCGGCGGAGATGCTGA
- the murD gene encoding UDP-N-acetylmuramoyl-L-alanine--D-glutamate ligase, whose product MAADRRPPLFGPGEPVAVLGLGVSGTAAARLLHALGADVYASDAFEGPRQREAVAALAAEGIDAEVGRHDVERILNADLVVTSPGISPTAEIRRTVAEAGVPTVAEIEVAYRHLRSRVIGITGTNGKTTTTALCGHLLQQAGVDALTAGNIGRPLSEIPLMERQPDWLVVELSSFQLADLQAFRPEVGVLVNLAADHLDWYPSLERYYEDKARLFANADEDSRWVLNGDDDAVLAMAEPAAGRRYLASIGPQDEPGAWLDEAGSMVQRLDAGGAPQPWIEAADLQLVGVHNVMNALLAGLGAALAGCEAAAIGAGLASFQGLSHRLQRVGEFEGVLWINDSKGTNVSATRVALNAFDRPLVALLGGRHKGESYQSLAPALSENARALIAFGEAAPQIVRELGDVAPVEVARGFPQLVRLAREAAHPGDVVLFSPACSSYDMFPDYRIRGRTFERCVHDSYDGAASEGAT is encoded by the coding sequence ATGGCCGCCGACCGTCGTCCTCCGCTCTTCGGGCCCGGCGAGCCCGTGGCCGTCCTCGGACTCGGGGTGTCGGGGACGGCCGCCGCGCGGCTCCTGCACGCGCTCGGAGCGGACGTGTACGCGAGCGACGCGTTCGAAGGTCCCCGGCAGCGCGAGGCCGTGGCGGCCCTTGCCGCCGAGGGCATCGATGCGGAGGTGGGACGGCACGACGTGGAGCGCATCCTGAACGCGGACCTCGTGGTGACGAGCCCCGGGATATCGCCGACCGCGGAGATCCGGCGGACCGTGGCCGAAGCCGGCGTGCCCACCGTGGCCGAAATCGAGGTCGCCTACCGGCACCTCCGCTCGCGGGTCATCGGCATCACCGGCACGAACGGCAAGACGACGACGACGGCGCTCTGCGGGCACCTGCTGCAGCAGGCGGGCGTCGACGCGCTCACCGCGGGGAACATCGGCCGCCCGCTCTCCGAGATTCCGCTGATGGAACGGCAGCCGGACTGGCTCGTGGTCGAACTGAGTTCCTTTCAGCTCGCCGATCTCCAGGCGTTCCGGCCCGAGGTCGGCGTGCTCGTGAACCTCGCCGCGGACCACCTCGACTGGTATCCGAGTCTCGAGCGCTACTACGAGGACAAGGCGCGGCTGTTCGCGAACGCCGATGAGGACAGCCGCTGGGTCCTGAACGGAGATGACGACGCCGTGCTCGCCATGGCGGAACCGGCTGCGGGGCGCCGCTACCTCGCTTCGATCGGGCCGCAAGACGAACCGGGGGCATGGCTGGACGAAGCCGGGAGCATGGTCCAGCGTCTCGATGCCGGGGGGGCGCCTCAGCCGTGGATCGAGGCCGCCGACCTCCAACTGGTCGGCGTCCACAATGTCATGAACGCGCTCCTGGCGGGGCTCGGGGCGGCGCTCGCCGGATGCGAGGCCGCGGCGATCGGAGCCGGGCTCGCTTCCTTCCAGGGGCTCTCCCATCGCCTCCAGAGGGTGGGCGAGTTCGAGGGCGTCCTGTGGATCAACGATTCCAAGGGAACGAACGTCTCCGCGACCCGCGTCGCGCTCAACGCGTTCGACCGGCCCCTCGTGGCGCTTCTCGGAGGCCGGCACAAGGGTGAGTCCTACCAGTCGCTCGCACCCGCGCTGAGCGAGAACGCGCGGGCGTTGATCGCGTTCGGAGAAGCGGCGCCGCAGATCGTCCGGGAACTGGGCGATGTGGCGCCGGTCGAGGTCGCCCGCGGATTTCCGCAACTCGTGCGCCTCGCTCGCGAGGCCGCCCATCCCGGCGACGTCGTCCTCTTCTCCCCGGCCTGCTCCAGCTACGACATGTTCCCGGACTACCGGATACGGGGCCGGACCTTCGAGCGGTGCGTCCACGACTCCTACGACGGCGCGGCTTCGGAGGGGGCGACGTGA